A genomic segment from Polyangium mundeleinium encodes:
- a CDS encoding DUF4340 domain-containing protein: MSFAKIAKKHATTLVLCALAIGAGAYVFVVDRGSVTTEEAAQRKKNVVLAWRPDEITEVVIEQGASSAKLTRTPPDALGQRFWEVTIGGERFPAEAQLVDQLLGTLEFATHERVLAPDSVNRAASGLDAPRARIVVTTPGRTTALAIGGPAQAPAGAAIVEVHEGDRASFQVITKELVTALAIDPSSLRSRDLLPYPTADVTRFQIEGPSGLFALARPTNGGDALLLDVPAKDAGRRAARAATDEFEGTLSRMRAEAFLPDDAARRASTPIATLTLTPKDTTKPKGTLVLGGACPDKPDLVVALQTAPARAAACVSKSFLDALSKPESTFVDRNAFFATLDEIHEVTLTAGDRSIELARKGTGFHERAPEDRDIEGDTGRLFLESLLALRAKDFRALDDRASLGLDPPQGKVRLVSVLPSRNPDGGDDDRIEELLVGKPQGDIVPVLRVSDSAILAIPADRARVLFPSKITLRNPTVIDAPETSLRAMRITEGDRVQQLERTAEGSFALKEPRDKNLAADLGFGTELASSLLPLRVERFVAERDDGSFGLANPRIVIELDLAAANDAGAHTVRLLLGAPTTGGSFARLDGDDAVFVIDPKIEAAAGKWLLDRSIFTLDVAEIQKVTLTPSDRRKPPLVLDRVGDALRIHGDEAATAKAAAIRDALADLVPEGAVRVGPPRKEEGLDPPAVVIKIERRGLDPDAPPAVDPQRTLRISLGAGDAFRGTNVTYARRDGVDATYAIAQAKTRVFLDAAR, translated from the coding sequence ATGAGCTTCGCGAAGATCGCGAAGAAGCACGCGACCACGCTCGTCCTCTGCGCCCTCGCGATCGGCGCGGGCGCCTATGTGTTCGTCGTGGATCGCGGCTCGGTCACGACCGAGGAGGCCGCGCAACGAAAGAAAAACGTGGTCCTCGCGTGGAGGCCCGACGAGATCACCGAGGTCGTGATCGAGCAGGGCGCATCCTCCGCGAAGCTCACGCGCACGCCGCCCGACGCGCTCGGACAACGCTTCTGGGAGGTCACGATCGGGGGCGAACGTTTTCCCGCGGAGGCGCAGCTCGTCGATCAGCTCCTCGGCACGCTGGAGTTCGCCACGCACGAGCGGGTGCTCGCGCCGGACAGCGTGAATCGCGCGGCGAGCGGCCTCGACGCGCCACGCGCCCGCATCGTCGTGACCACGCCGGGGCGTACCACGGCACTCGCGATCGGAGGCCCCGCACAGGCCCCGGCCGGCGCCGCGATCGTCGAGGTCCACGAGGGCGATCGCGCCTCGTTCCAGGTGATCACGAAGGAGCTCGTCACGGCCCTCGCGATCGATCCGAGCTCGCTCCGATCCCGCGATCTCCTCCCCTACCCCACGGCCGACGTCACGCGCTTCCAGATCGAAGGCCCGAGCGGCCTGTTCGCGCTCGCGCGCCCCACGAACGGCGGCGACGCGCTCCTGCTCGACGTCCCCGCGAAGGATGCAGGTCGCCGCGCCGCCCGCGCTGCCACGGACGAGTTCGAAGGCACGCTCTCCCGCATGCGGGCCGAGGCCTTCCTCCCGGACGACGCCGCGCGCCGCGCGTCCACGCCCATCGCGACGCTCACGCTGACCCCCAAGGACACCACGAAGCCCAAGGGGACCCTCGTCCTCGGCGGAGCCTGTCCCGACAAGCCGGACCTCGTCGTCGCGCTGCAGACGGCCCCCGCGCGCGCCGCGGCCTGCGTATCGAAGAGCTTCCTCGACGCGCTCTCCAAGCCCGAGAGCACGTTCGTGGATCGCAACGCGTTCTTCGCGACGCTCGACGAGATCCACGAGGTCACGCTCACCGCCGGCGATCGCAGCATCGAGCTCGCGCGCAAGGGCACGGGCTTTCACGAGCGCGCCCCCGAGGATCGCGACATCGAGGGCGACACCGGCCGCCTCTTCCTCGAATCCCTCCTCGCCCTCCGCGCGAAGGATTTTCGTGCGCTCGATGATCGCGCCTCGCTTGGCCTCGATCCGCCGCAGGGCAAGGTCCGTCTCGTCTCGGTCCTGCCCTCGCGAAACCCTGACGGCGGCGACGACGATCGGATCGAAGAGCTGCTGGTCGGCAAACCCCAGGGCGACATCGTCCCCGTCCTGCGCGTCTCCGACAGCGCCATCCTCGCGATCCCCGCCGATCGAGCGCGCGTGCTCTTCCCGAGCAAGATCACCCTGCGCAACCCCACCGTGATCGACGCCCCGGAGACGAGCCTGCGCGCGATGCGCATCACCGAGGGCGATCGCGTGCAGCAGCTCGAACGCACGGCCGAGGGAAGCTTTGCGCTCAAAGAACCTCGCGACAAGAACCTCGCGGCCGATCTCGGCTTCGGGACGGAGCTCGCCTCGTCGCTGCTCCCCTTGCGCGTCGAGCGCTTCGTCGCCGAGCGTGACGACGGCTCCTTCGGCCTCGCGAACCCGCGCATCGTCATCGAGCTCGATCTCGCCGCAGCCAACGACGCGGGCGCGCACACCGTGCGCCTGCTCCTCGGCGCCCCCACGACGGGCGGCTCCTTCGCGCGCCTCGACGGCGATGACGCTGTCTTCGTGATCGACCCGAAGATCGAAGCCGCAGCCGGAAAATGGCTGCTCGACCGATCGATCTTCACCCTCGACGTGGCCGAGATCCAGAAGGTCACCCTCACCCCTTCGGATCGGCGCAAGCCGCCCCTCGTCCTCGATCGCGTGGGAGACGCGCTGCGCATCCACGGCGACGAGGCCGCGACCGCAAAAGCCGCGGCGATCCGCGACGCCCTCGCCGACCTCGTCCCCGAAGGCGCCGTCCGCGTCGGGCCACCTCGCAAAGAAGAGGGCCTCGATCCGCCCGCCGTCGTGATCAAGATCGAGCGCCGCGGCCTCGATCCGGATGCGCCGCCCGCCGTCGATCCCCAGCGCACGCTGCGGATCTCCCTCGGCGCCGGCGACGCGTTCCGTGGGACGAACGTCACCTACGCTCGCCGTGACGGGGTCGACGCGACCTACGCCATCGCGCAAGCCAAGACGCGCGTCTTCCTCGACGCCGCCCGCTGA
- a CDS encoding type IV pilin protein, translated as MRAFKRYDKRGFTLVELMIVVAIIGVLAALAIFGVNRYLKSAKTSEAKNSVGRIARAAAESYERENTTSQILPVGTESTVPTHSLCGSAAAAVPVGASPPAAKKYQPNNSGTLDFAGGDSTNGWKCLRFEISDPIYYQYTYTKGSAPVGATATPAGPPVQGTESFEAAAKGDLDGDGSEFGIFTLTGQVDNTTKQLVRATQVFISNEYE; from the coding sequence ATGCGTGCATTCAAGCGTTACGACAAGCGTGGTTTTACTCTCGTCGAGCTCATGATCGTCGTCGCCATCATCGGCGTCCTCGCGGCGCTCGCGATCTTCGGCGTGAACCGGTACCTGAAGAGCGCCAAGACGAGCGAAGCGAAGAACTCGGTCGGCCGCATCGCCCGCGCCGCCGCCGAGTCGTACGAGCGCGAAAACACGACGTCGCAGATCCTGCCCGTCGGCACGGAGTCGACCGTTCCGACGCACTCGCTCTGCGGATCGGCGGCGGCCGCCGTGCCCGTGGGCGCCAGCCCGCCGGCAGCCAAGAAGTACCAGCCGAACAACAGCGGCACGCTCGATTTCGCCGGTGGCGACTCGACGAACGGCTGGAAGTGCCTGCGCTTCGAGATCAGCGACCCGATTTACTACCAGTACACGTACACCAAGGGCAGCGCGCCCGTCGGCGCGACCGCGACGCCCGCCGGCCCTCCCGTCCAGGGCACCGAGAGCTTCGAGGCCGCGGCGAAGGGTGATCTCGACGGCGACGGCAGCGAGTTCGGCATCTTCACGCTGACCGGCCAGGTCGACAACACCACGAAGCAGCTCGTCCGCGCGACGCAGGTCTTCATCTCGAACGAGTACGAGTGA
- a CDS encoding type IV pilin protein has translation MNENAGESRRFEVDRSFLREGREARIAGGTGHALTMDTMQFGERPRSYAKRRGFTLAELMIVVAMIGVLAAIGMVGYRRYMRGAAASEVKAVVSGIRIAEEAYKAETFQYLGCSTSLTAWYPDTPNDKKRNWDNGKTGEAIHDCFMQLNVTTDGPVRFGYAVVAGIAPQPNAVPLITYCQNWKAAHDTINGPWFIVQAAGNQDADLDFSLFASSSLSGEICVDPKNGDDE, from the coding sequence ATGAACGAAAATGCCGGAGAAAGCCGCAGATTCGAGGTGGATCGTTCGTTTCTCCGGGAGGGCCGTGAGGCGCGGATCGCGGGTGGCACGGGCCATGCTTTAACGATGGACACGATGCAGTTCGGTGAACGACCCAGGAGCTACGCAAAGCGCCGTGGGTTCACGCTCGCCGAGCTGATGATTGTGGTGGCGATGATCGGCGTGCTCGCGGCGATCGGCATGGTCGGCTATCGCCGATACATGCGAGGCGCTGCGGCGTCGGAGGTCAAGGCGGTCGTCTCCGGGATTCGTATCGCGGAGGAGGCCTACAAGGCCGAGACGTTTCAATATCTCGGCTGTTCGACGTCGCTCACCGCTTGGTATCCGGACACGCCGAACGACAAGAAGCGCAATTGGGACAATGGTAAGACGGGCGAGGCAATCCACGACTGCTTCATGCAGCTCAATGTGACGACCGACGGCCCGGTGCGCTTCGGTTATGCGGTGGTCGCGGGGATCGCGCCTCAGCCCAATGCGGTCCCCTTGATCACGTATTGTCAGAACTGGAAAGCCGCGCACGACACCATCAATGGTCCATGGTTCATCGTGCAAGCTGCGGGAAACCAGGACGCCGACTTGGATTTCTCGCTCTTCGCGTCGTCCTCGCTCTCGGGTGAGATTTGCGTCGACCCGAAAAACGGCGACGACGAGTGA
- a CDS encoding S8 family serine peptidase translates to MSTDPRSNLAGLAALQAETLGSPDVCVAVLDGPVDLAHPAFRDANVTALEMPVSSDEAADRTHGTHVTSLVFGQLGGPAPGIAPKAKGIVVPVHNFRPETTAPAGNPPDLARGIRDAIAAGAHVITMHGGALSPDAGMLDALAKALARAAERNVLVVVAAEGDGNEHFHVPTAASTVLAVAAEDAEGKLLDFGMWGPTYRDSGIVAPGEGLIGAAPGGGTVAQSGATFAAAMVAGIAALLLSVQLSRGKQPDARAVRSALLQSAMPLTMAQSERGKGVLRGRLDVGSALKLI, encoded by the coding sequence ATGTCCACCGACCCGCGATCCAACCTGGCCGGCCTCGCCGCGCTTCAGGCTGAAACCCTCGGAAGCCCCGACGTCTGCGTCGCCGTCCTCGATGGCCCGGTCGATCTCGCGCACCCGGCCTTCCGCGACGCGAACGTCACGGCCCTCGAGATGCCGGTGTCCAGCGACGAGGCGGCCGACCGCACGCACGGCACCCACGTCACGAGCCTCGTGTTCGGTCAGCTTGGCGGCCCCGCGCCGGGGATCGCTCCGAAGGCGAAGGGCATCGTCGTGCCCGTGCACAACTTCCGCCCCGAGACAACCGCGCCCGCCGGCAACCCGCCCGATCTCGCGCGCGGCATCCGCGACGCGATCGCCGCCGGCGCCCACGTCATCACGATGCACGGCGGCGCCCTCTCGCCGGACGCGGGCATGCTCGACGCGCTCGCGAAGGCGCTCGCCCGCGCTGCCGAGCGCAACGTGCTCGTCGTCGTGGCCGCCGAGGGCGACGGCAATGAGCACTTCCACGTGCCCACGGCCGCCTCCACGGTGCTCGCCGTCGCGGCCGAGGACGCCGAGGGCAAGCTGCTCGACTTCGGCATGTGGGGACCGACCTACCGCGACAGCGGCATCGTCGCGCCGGGCGAAGGCCTCATTGGTGCGGCTCCCGGCGGGGGAACCGTCGCGCAGAGCGGCGCGACCTTCGCCGCGGCCATGGTCGCGGGCATCGCAGCGCTGCTCCTGAGCGTCCAGCTCTCCCGCGGAAAGCAGCCCGATGCGCGCGCTGTCCGCTCCGCCCTGCTCCAGAGCGCAATGCCCCTCACGATGGCGCAGAGCGAGCGCGGCAAGGGCGTCCTCCGCGGCCGCCTCGACGTCGGCTCCGCCCTCAAGCTCATTTGA
- the rimO gene encoding 30S ribosomal protein S12 methylthiotransferase RimO encodes MSGKKIHFVSLGCPKNRVDSEVMLGVARRAGYDHVPAPEDAEVIVVNTCGFIGEAKKESIDAIFEMAKLKDEGHLQKLVVAGCLSQRHPTEIADEMPEVDHILGSSDMLKLEQVLTGKADRMLVGNPADWVVRASDPRTISTPGGSAYVKIAEGCNRTCSFCVIPQLRGGQRSRPVADVVAEVEQLVAAGVREVNLVSQDTIAYGRDLPTDARSTLAELVRRVADVPGLHWARLFYLYPETITDELVELIAQHPRVVPYIDMPLQHAADGMLRRMRRGHGGERLRKLVTRLRNDIPDLTFRTAFIVGHPGETDEEFKDLVDFVTWAEFDRVGVFRYSDEDSSRSAEMPDKVPARVASNRYRKLMSLQRRIAHKKNSALIGRELEVLVEGTSDEHEFVQMGRHRGQAPDIDGQVYLSGGEARPGEIRRVRITQASDYDLVGELLDEGAEDHAPTLTVDLPKKRISLRVLQTDGRTMAT; translated from the coding sequence ATGTCCGGCAAGAAGATTCATTTCGTCTCCCTCGGCTGCCCCAAAAACCGCGTCGACTCCGAGGTCATGCTCGGCGTCGCGCGGCGCGCCGGCTACGACCACGTCCCCGCCCCCGAGGACGCCGAGGTGATCGTCGTGAACACCTGCGGCTTCATCGGCGAGGCCAAGAAGGAGTCGATCGACGCGATCTTCGAGATGGCGAAGCTCAAGGACGAGGGGCACCTGCAGAAGCTCGTCGTCGCCGGCTGCCTCTCGCAGCGCCACCCCACCGAGATCGCCGACGAGATGCCCGAGGTCGATCACATCCTCGGATCGAGCGACATGCTCAAGCTCGAGCAGGTCCTCACGGGCAAGGCCGATCGCATGCTCGTCGGCAACCCCGCCGACTGGGTCGTCCGCGCCTCGGATCCGCGCACGATCTCCACGCCCGGCGGCAGCGCTTACGTGAAGATCGCCGAGGGCTGCAACCGCACCTGCTCCTTCTGCGTCATCCCGCAGCTCCGCGGCGGCCAGCGCTCGCGCCCTGTCGCGGACGTCGTCGCCGAGGTCGAGCAGCTCGTCGCTGCGGGCGTGCGCGAGGTGAACCTCGTCTCGCAAGACACCATCGCCTACGGCCGCGACCTACCTACCGACGCGCGCTCCACGCTCGCCGAGCTCGTGCGCCGCGTCGCGGACGTCCCGGGCCTGCACTGGGCGCGCCTCTTCTACCTCTACCCCGAGACGATCACCGACGAGCTCGTCGAGCTCATCGCGCAGCACCCGCGCGTCGTCCCCTACATCGACATGCCGCTCCAGCACGCGGCCGACGGCATGCTCCGCCGCATGCGCCGCGGCCACGGCGGCGAGCGCCTCCGCAAGCTCGTCACGCGCCTGCGCAACGACATCCCCGACCTCACCTTCCGCACCGCCTTCATCGTCGGCCACCCCGGCGAGACCGACGAGGAGTTCAAGGACCTCGTCGACTTCGTCACGTGGGCCGAGTTCGATCGGGTCGGCGTCTTCCGCTACTCCGACGAAGACTCGTCGCGCAGCGCCGAGATGCCCGACAAGGTGCCGGCGCGCGTCGCTTCGAACCGCTACCGCAAGCTCATGTCGCTCCAGCGGCGCATCGCCCACAAGAAGAACAGCGCGCTCATCGGCCGCGAGCTCGAGGTCCTCGTCGAGGGCACGAGCGACGAGCACGAGTTCGTCCAGATGGGCCGCCATCGTGGCCAGGCGCCCGACATCGACGGCCAGGTCTACCTCTCGGGCGGCGAGGCGCGTCCCGGCGAGATCCGCCGCGTGCGCATCACGCAGGCGAGCGATTACGACCTCGTCGGCGAGCTGCTCGACGAAGGCGCCGAGGACCACGCGCCCACCCTCACCGTCGACCTGCCGAAGAAGCGCATCAGCCTGCGCGTCCTGCAAACCGACGGGCGCACGATGGCAACGTAG
- a CDS encoding dihydroorotase has product MLGPQRKDDLLVIASVRAVDPSANLDAIVDVVIEGGTITRIGAGAATPEILASDRARVLRGEGLLLVPAFVDLHAHLREPGQEYKEDIASGLAAAAAGGFAHVCVMPNTRPVNDTRSITEAMIARARSIEGPALHPIGAITLGQKGAELVEMADLKDAGAVAVSDDGRCVTSSAVMRRALEYAANFDLPVIQHAEDHALTEGSLMHEGAISTRLGLRGWPRVAEDIIVARDVLLAEVTGAKYHVAHVSSRGAVRILREAKARGIRVTAEVTPHHLTLTDASVIGYDTACKVNPPLREPEDVAALCEALADGTIDCVATDHAPHSSLEKDCEFAEASPGMIGLELVVPLLLARVREGALPLARLIDALTAAPARIVGIAAPTLRAGALAELCLVNPDKRWTVDPARLRSKSKNTPFLGKAVTGSVELTMAAGRVVHDTLAQGEAR; this is encoded by the coding sequence ATGCTCGGTCCCCAGAGAAAGGACGACCTGCTCGTCATCGCCTCCGTACGCGCGGTCGATCCAAGCGCGAACCTCGACGCGATCGTGGACGTCGTCATCGAGGGTGGAACCATCACGCGCATCGGCGCAGGCGCCGCGACGCCGGAGATCCTCGCCTCCGATCGAGCGCGCGTGCTCCGCGGCGAAGGGCTCCTGCTCGTCCCGGCCTTCGTGGATCTGCACGCCCACCTGCGCGAGCCGGGCCAGGAGTACAAGGAAGACATCGCGTCCGGCCTCGCTGCTGCGGCCGCGGGCGGCTTCGCGCACGTCTGCGTCATGCCGAACACGCGCCCCGTCAACGACACGCGCAGCATCACGGAGGCCATGATCGCGAGGGCGCGCTCGATCGAGGGCCCCGCGCTGCACCCGATCGGCGCGATCACCCTCGGCCAGAAGGGCGCCGAGCTCGTCGAGATGGCCGACCTCAAAGACGCGGGCGCCGTCGCCGTCTCCGACGACGGCCGCTGCGTCACGTCGAGCGCCGTCATGCGCCGCGCCCTCGAGTACGCCGCGAACTTCGACCTCCCCGTCATCCAGCACGCCGAGGATCACGCCCTCACCGAGGGCTCGCTCATGCACGAGGGCGCCATCTCCACGCGGCTCGGCCTGCGCGGCTGGCCCCGCGTCGCCGAGGACATCATCGTCGCCCGAGACGTGCTTCTCGCCGAGGTGACGGGCGCCAAGTACCACGTCGCCCACGTCTCCTCCCGCGGCGCCGTCCGCATCCTCCGCGAGGCCAAGGCCCGCGGCATCCGCGTCACCGCCGAGGTCACGCCGCACCACCTCACGCTCACGGACGCCTCGGTGATCGGCTACGACACGGCCTGCAAGGTGAACCCCCCGCTGCGCGAGCCCGAGGACGTCGCCGCGCTCTGCGAGGCCCTCGCCGACGGCACGATCGACTGCGTGGCCACCGACCACGCGCCGCACTCCTCGCTGGAGAAGGACTGTGAGTTCGCCGAGGCCTCGCCCGGCATGATCGGCCTCGAGCTCGTGGTGCCGCTGCTGCTCGCCCGCGTGCGCGAGGGCGCTCTCCCGCTCGCGCGCTTGATCGACGCGCTCACCGCCGCGCCGGCACGCATCGTGGGCATCGCCGCGCCGACGCTGCGCGCGGGCGCCCTCGCCGAGCTTTGCCTCGTGAACCCCGACAAGCGCTGGACCGTGGATCCGGCGCGCCTCCGGTCGAAGAGCAAGAACACTCCTTTCCTCGGCAAAGCCGTCACGGGCTCGGTCGAGCTCACCATGGCTGCGGGCCGCGTCGTGCATGACACGCTGGCCCAGGGAGAAGCACGATGA
- a CDS encoding sigma-54-dependent transcriptional regulator → MASMPLSVPPTPTKILVIDDEPALRQVLEIAFRRQGIEVVAAPGVRAAMEALQQNPQPFPLVITDLVMPDGSGIEVLTAAKQRSAATEVIVMTAHSSVENALDAMKKGAYDFVGKPFSPAEVIALALKALEKSSILLENQRLRAQISRLEPAENDIFASPAMGRIAEIVGKIAPTRTTVLITGESGTGKERVARALHERSDRAGKPFLVVNCGALPEALMESELFGHEKGAFTGAGTRALGLFREADGGTVLLDEVGELPASLQVKLLRVLQERKVRPVGAAAEIPVDVRVLAATNRDVESDVRENKFRQDLYYRLNVIRIELPPLRDRPGDVARLAERFVRRFANELGKDVRGLTTDALRALDAYKFPGNVRELENMMERAVALASGPAIGLGDLPAPVSGLSASPAPFLSELPPEGCVLEDVLGEVERRLILQALERSGGVRKAAAKLLGVTFRSLRYRLAKHGLDTDTADDDDDADGSIVPAQPTAGGRRESSPREARR, encoded by the coding sequence ATGGCCTCCATGCCGCTCAGTGTTCCGCCGACCCCGACGAAGATCCTCGTCATCGATGACGAACCTGCGCTCCGGCAGGTCCTCGAGATCGCCTTTCGGCGGCAGGGGATCGAGGTCGTGGCCGCGCCGGGCGTGCGGGCCGCGATGGAGGCCTTGCAGCAGAACCCGCAGCCCTTCCCGCTCGTGATCACGGACCTCGTCATGCCGGATGGATCGGGCATCGAGGTCCTCACGGCGGCGAAGCAGCGGTCGGCGGCGACGGAGGTCATCGTGATGACCGCGCATTCGAGCGTGGAGAACGCGCTCGATGCGATGAAGAAGGGCGCGTATGACTTCGTGGGCAAGCCCTTCTCGCCGGCCGAGGTCATCGCGCTTGCGCTGAAGGCCCTCGAGAAGAGCAGCATCCTCCTCGAGAACCAGCGCCTCCGCGCGCAGATCTCGCGCCTCGAGCCCGCGGAGAACGACATCTTCGCGAGCCCTGCGATGGGGCGCATCGCCGAGATCGTCGGCAAGATCGCGCCCACGCGCACCACGGTGCTCATCACGGGCGAGAGCGGCACGGGCAAGGAGCGCGTCGCGCGGGCGCTGCATGAGCGCAGCGATCGTGCGGGAAAGCCTTTCCTCGTGGTCAATTGCGGCGCCTTGCCCGAGGCGCTCATGGAAAGCGAGCTCTTCGGCCACGAGAAAGGCGCGTTCACGGGCGCGGGGACGCGCGCGCTCGGCCTCTTCCGCGAGGCGGACGGCGGCACGGTCCTGCTCGACGAGGTCGGCGAGCTGCCCGCCTCGCTCCAGGTGAAACTCCTCCGCGTCCTCCAGGAGCGCAAGGTACGGCCTGTCGGCGCGGCGGCCGAGATCCCGGTCGACGTGCGTGTCCTCGCCGCGACGAACCGCGACGTCGAGTCCGACGTCCGCGAGAACAAATTCCGGCAGGACCTTTATTATCGCCTCAACGTCATTCGAATCGAGCTGCCGCCTTTGCGGGATCGCCCGGGTGACGTGGCGCGGCTCGCCGAGCGATTCGTGCGCCGTTTCGCGAACGAGCTCGGCAAGGACGTCAGGGGACTGACGACCGACGCATTACGCGCGCTCGACGCGTACAAGTTCCCGGGCAACGTGCGCGAGCTCGAGAACATGATGGAGCGCGCGGTGGCGCTCGCGTCGGGGCCTGCGATCGGGCTCGGTGATTTGCCTGCGCCGGTGAGCGGCCTCTCGGCGAGCCCTGCGCCTTTTCTTTCGGAGCTCCCGCCGGAGGGATGTGTCCTCGAAGACGTGCTCGGCGAAGTCGAGCGGCGCCTCATTCTTCAGGCCCTCGAGCGGAGCGGCGGCGTGCGCAAGGCCGCGGCCAAATTGCTCGGCGTCACGTTTCGCTCGCTGCGTTACCGCCTCGCGAAGCATGGGCTCGACACAGACACGGCCGACGACGACGACGACGCGGACGGCTCGATCGTGCCCGCCCAGCCGACGGCGGGGGGGCGACGAGAATCGTCACCGCGCGAAGCCCGCCGGTGA
- the carA gene encoding glutamine-hydrolyzing carbamoyl-phosphate synthase small subunit translates to MSGERAYLCLADGTTFEGVAWGAPGIATGEVVFTTGMTGYQEVLTDPSYCGQIVTMTAPQIGNTGINREDDESTTSAPHVAGFLVRDLSPVAANFRANETLDAYLARHGIVALTGIDTRLLTRTIRDRGSQNGAIGKASPEELIRRAREAPSMEGLDLAQRVTPKEPYVWTEGSGAFGTKIPGAHGANKHVVCMDLGIKRNILRSLVDVGCRVTVVPAKTSAAEILDLAPDGIFVSNGPGDPAAVSYAIDTVRGLVGKKPLFGICLGHQILALAMGGRTYKLKFGHRGINQPVKDLDTGRIEITTQNHGFAVDLASLEGKARTTHVHLNDGTSEGLDLPGLSAFSVQYHPEAAAGPHDALYLFQRFVSRMEEATRSA, encoded by the coding sequence ATGAGCGGCGAGCGCGCGTATCTCTGCCTCGCAGATGGCACCACGTTCGAGGGCGTCGCCTGGGGCGCGCCCGGCATCGCCACGGGCGAGGTCGTCTTCACGACGGGCATGACCGGCTACCAAGAGGTCCTCACGGATCCCTCGTATTGCGGGCAGATCGTCACGATGACGGCCCCGCAGATTGGCAACACGGGCATCAACCGCGAGGACGACGAGAGCACCACCAGCGCGCCGCACGTCGCGGGCTTCCTCGTGCGTGACCTCTCCCCCGTCGCCGCGAACTTCCGCGCGAACGAGACGCTCGACGCCTACCTCGCGCGGCACGGCATCGTGGCCCTCACAGGCATCGACACGCGCCTGCTCACGCGCACGATCCGCGATCGTGGATCGCAAAACGGCGCGATCGGCAAGGCCTCACCGGAAGAGCTCATCCGCCGTGCCCGCGAGGCCCCCTCGATGGAAGGCCTCGACCTCGCGCAGCGCGTCACGCCCAAGGAGCCCTACGTCTGGACCGAGGGCTCGGGCGCCTTCGGCACCAAGATCCCCGGCGCGCACGGCGCGAACAAGCACGTCGTCTGCATGGACCTCGGCATCAAGCGCAACATCCTGCGCTCGCTCGTCGATGTCGGATGCCGCGTCACCGTCGTGCCTGCGAAGACAAGCGCCGCCGAGATCCTCGACCTCGCGCCCGACGGCATCTTCGTCTCGAACGGCCCCGGTGATCCGGCGGCCGTCTCCTACGCGATCGACACCGTGCGCGGGCTCGTCGGGAAAAAGCCGCTCTTCGGGATCTGCCTCGGCCACCAGATCCTCGCGCTCGCCATGGGTGGCCGCACGTACAAGCTCAAGTTCGGCCACCGCGGCATCAACCAGCCGGTCAAGGACCTCGACACCGGCCGCATCGAAATCACCACGCAGAACCACGGCTTTGCGGTTGATCTTGCCTCCCTCGAAGGCAAGGCGCGCACGACGCACGTGCACCTCAACGACGGCACGAGCGAGGGCCTCGACCTCCCCGGCCTCTCCGCCTTCTCGGTCCAGTACCACCCCGAGGCCGCCGCCGGCCCCCATGACGCGCTCTACCTCTTCCAGCGCTTCGTCAGCCGCATGGAGGAAGCCACCCGCTCCGCCTGA